In the genome of Deltaproteobacteria bacterium, the window CATCATTGGGGAAATGCAATATTAAAAATATTTATGAAAGTATTAAGAAAATCTTAATATTTTATAAATCACTGGACAGGGGTAAGCTCTCTGATGATTCTGTCGCTGGATGTCCTGATGATCCATGGTCGCATGATACCAAGAGACTGTTCGTGCAGGGCTAAACTCCATGAACCCACCGCATCCTCTGGCACAATCACGCGATAACCCGAATCGGCAGCACCGATACAGGTAGCCATGACGCAATGATTGGTATACATCCCCGCTACAACAATCGTATTGATTCCCCTCTGCTTAAGAACATGATCGATGATAGAGGAATTAAAGGCTCCCTGTGCCGTCTTGTTGATCACAGGCTCGTTAGCCAGCGGAGAAAGATCCGGCAGAATCACATAACCGGGAGCGTTGATAGAAACGATTGCGGGGAACCCCAGCATCTCCTGACATT includes:
- a CDS encoding cysteine hydrolase, with product GNLPRYFGVINGPDAEAGAVRRGKELVPVIRRLLSAFREAGVCVIFTAFGSLTEDGSDLVPYVRLWNRKCQEMLGFPAIVSINAPGYVILPDLSPLANEPVINKTAQGAFNSSIIDHVLKQRGINTIVVAGMYTNHCVMATCIGAADSGYRVIVPEDAVGSWSLALHEQSLGIMRPWIIRTSSDRIIRELTPVQ